From one Malus sylvestris chromosome 1, drMalSylv7.2, whole genome shotgun sequence genomic stretch:
- the LOC126630647 gene encoding uncharacterized protein LOC126630647: MKCKSASGVLCGRRRSLKLKGKFYRTAIRPAKLYGTECWAVKHQHVHKMGVAEIRMLRGMCGHTRKDKIVNEDIRGKVGVAEVEGKMRENRLRWFGHVQRRPTDAPVRRCDYGTEVRGRRGRGRPRKTLEETLRKDLEYLDLTEDMTQNRAQWRSRIHIADPT, translated from the coding sequence atgaagtgtaagagtgcatccggcgtgttgtgtggccgtcgtaggtcactgaagctcaagggaaaattttataggacggcaataaggccagcgaagTTGTacggcacagaatgttgggcggtgaagcatcaacacgtacacaaaatgggtgtagcggagataaggatgcttcgtgggatgtgtgggcacacgagaaaggataagattgtgaatgaggatatccgaggtaaagtaggagtagccgaagttgaaggaaagatgagagaaaatcggttacggtggtttggacatgtgcaaagaaggcctactgacgctccggttcgaagatgtgactacggaacagaggttcggggccgaaggggtagaggaagacctaggaaaactttggaagagaccctaagaaaagacttagagtacttggatctaacggaggacatgacacaaaaccgagcgcaatggcgttctaggattcatatagccgaccccacttag